AAAAAATTCATTTTCAACACACCTTTTACTGTTCAAATTTTTTGTAAATCTGTTTGACTTCCTCTTGTATTTTGTTTTCTGATAGTTGATGGATAGAAGCCTCCGCTAATAATAGCTCTAGATCATTTAAAAATCGTTGTTGAAATAGAGGATCCAGCGATTTTTTTTCAGCTACTTTAGTCCCGTTTCGACGATCAGTCAAAATATAACCATCACTTTTCAATAAAGTATATGCCTTTGAAACCGTCATCATATTCACACCAATTTCGTCAGCCATTTGTCGAACAGAAGGAAGCATTTCACCAGGTTTCAGCTTATTTTTAGCAATTCCGATAATGAGTTGATGACAAATTTGTTGATAAATCGGTGTTTGACTTTGAGCGTCTATTTCCAATAACATACTTTCACCTCTTTTACGTCTTTGTATTGTATATACTAATACATATGATGCAAAAAAACAATACATTTTATTTAAAGGTTGAGGGATTGAACATTCAGGCATATAATGAAAAAGGAATACTAAGAGTGAAAGGATGAATCAATATGTCAGTAATCGAACCAACCGTTACACAAAAATTTCACGATACATTTGTAGAAAATAATAAGCAAAATGCTTTAAAGCGCGGAGTTATCAAAAATGGTATTACGGCTTCTGCTCAAAACTTGAGTGCTGAAGTAAATAATGTTCCAGTTTTTTCAGTTGATATTGCAACTGGAAAAGTCGCAAATCAAAAACAAAGCGGGCGTTGTTGGATGTTTGCAGCATTGAATACATTCAGACACAAAATGATCAATAGCTTTAATTTAAAAGATTTTGAGCTTTCTCAAAACTACACATTTTTCTGGGATAAATATGAAAAATCTAATTATTTTTACGAAAATATCATCGCAACCGCAGATCAAGAATTAGACAGTCGTAAAGTTGCTTTCCTACTAGCGACTCCACAACAAGATGGTGGGCAATGGGATATGATCGTTTCTCTATTTCAAAAATATGGTGTAGTGCCAAAAACAGCGATGCCTGAAAGCAGTAACAGTTCAAACTCTCGCGACCTCAACAATTATTTGAACAAAAAACTTAGAAAAGATGCAACGATTTTGCGTGAATTGATAACGAATGGAAAAAATACAGCGGAAGTTCAAGCGGCTAAAGAAGCAATGTTAGGTGAAGTCTACAACTTTTTAGCGATTTCATTAGGTACCCCGCCACAAACATTCGATTTCGAATACCGTGACGAAGAAAAAAACTACCATTTAGATCAAAACTTAACACCACAATCTTTCTATGAAAAATATGTTGGTGTGAATTTAGATGATTATGTAAGTGTAATCAATGCACCAACGGCAGACAAGCCATACAACCAAACATACACTGTAGAGATGTTAGGGAATGTGGTAGGCGGAAAAGAAGTAAAATATATCAACGTAGATATGACTACATTTAAAAAATTAGCTGTCGCTCAGCTAGAACAAGGAGAATCTGTTTGGTTTGGCTGTGATGTCGGTCAATCTTCTACAAGAGATAGCGGTATTATGTCCTTAGATGCTTATGATATGAATGACTTATTCGATATCGATTTTACAATGACTAAGGCTGAACGATTAGATTTTGGAGAAAGCTTAATGACTCACGCAATGGTTTTAACGGGTGTGGA
This sequence is a window from Enterococcus sp. 7F3_DIV0205. Protein-coding genes within it:
- a CDS encoding GntR family transcriptional regulator, whose product is MLLEIDAQSQTPIYQQICHQLIIGIAKNKLKPGEMLPSVRQMADEIGVNMMTVSKAYTLLKSDGYILTDRRNGTKVAEKKSLDPLFQQRFLNDLELLLAEASIHQLSENKIQEEVKQIYKKFEQ
- a CDS encoding aminopeptidase C, yielding MSVIEPTVTQKFHDTFVENNKQNALKRGVIKNGITASAQNLSAEVNNVPVFSVDIATGKVANQKQSGRCWMFAALNTFRHKMINSFNLKDFELSQNYTFFWDKYEKSNYFYENIIATADQELDSRKVAFLLATPQQDGGQWDMIVSLFQKYGVVPKTAMPESSNSSNSRDLNNYLNKKLRKDATILRELITNGKNTAEVQAAKEAMLGEVYNFLAISLGTPPQTFDFEYRDEEKNYHLDQNLTPQSFYEKYVGVNLDDYVSVINAPTADKPYNQTYTVEMLGNVVGGKEVKYINVDMTTFKKLAVAQLEQGESVWFGCDVGQSSTRDSGIMSLDAYDMNDLFDIDFTMTKAERLDFGESLMTHAMVLTGVDLVDGASTKWKVENSWGEKVGDKGFFVMSDEWMDEYTYQIVVRKEFLSQELQEVWKQEPTVLAPWDPMGALA